The proteins below are encoded in one region of Planctopirus limnophila DSM 3776:
- a CDS encoding response regulator: MNELPSNDRPRVLVIDDDPLFRSLITTLLRKEYFVAVAADGAEGFYKAAEHPPDIVLIDVQMPGWDGIKTLKHFRGHPSLSHVSLVMLTSDSTRDTVMAAIQAGAQDYIVKTSFSKEDLFNKLARLDPRRKMVMQRVEAQAAAALGVSRATTASPATGFAAQRPITPVAQAANIPVSPLSATTPMATQTAVNSRTVPPPSHREAFGVTARMSESQASRPEVTSGASALVTAHTEMGAPARTGEHSGAVAASAKPAAEDQNRETLLRDLIDNWE, from the coding sequence ATGAATGAGCTCCCATCGAACGACCGCCCGCGCGTTCTGGTGATCGATGACGATCCTTTGTTTCGCAGTCTGATTACGACTTTACTTCGCAAAGAGTATTTCGTGGCTGTGGCAGCTGATGGAGCCGAAGGTTTCTACAAGGCTGCCGAACATCCACCTGATATCGTCCTGATCGATGTCCAGATGCCCGGTTGGGATGGAATCAAGACTCTCAAGCATTTCCGAGGGCACCCCAGCCTGTCCCATGTCTCACTGGTCATGCTGACTTCGGATAGTACGCGCGACACGGTGATGGCAGCGATCCAGGCCGGGGCGCAGGATTACATCGTCAAAACCAGCTTTTCAAAGGAAGATCTTTTCAACAAGCTGGCCAGGCTCGATCCGCGGCGAAAAATGGTCATGCAGAGAGTCGAAGCTCAAGCGGCGGCCGCTCTTGGTGTTTCCCGCGCGACAACAGCCTCACCGGCCACTGGCTTCGCTGCCCAGAGGCCAATCACACCGGTCGCTCAGGCTGCAAACATTCCGGTTTCGCCGCTCTCAGCAACTACTCCTATGGCGACGCAGACAGCGGTCAATTCGCGAACAGTTCCCCCTCCCAGTCATCGCGAGGCCTTCGGTGTCACAGCTCGAATGTCTGAATCTCAGGCTTCACGACCTGAGGTCACCAGCGGGGCCTCGGCTCTCGTCACTGCTCACACAGAGATGGGAGCACCGGCTCGAACTGGTGAACATTCGGGTGCTGTTGCCGCTTCTGCAAAGCCGGCTGCTGAAGACCAGAACCGAGAGACGCTGCTTCGCGATCTGATCGATAACTGGGAATGA
- a CDS encoding adenylate/guanylate cyclase domain-containing protein: MYEVIATNAEGHLWGRFSLPANRPLIVGRAPECDISIPHDRYVSRKQATLQLQSDHVVVRRLMEATNPVFFQGKEIDVCRVEIGQCVVVGSTVLQVVALQENEAVQGLTPSAAEPAVSQVNFSSQALKKVRYPDAENRIEVLTHLPEVIAGARTEAELFVRLCKLLLRGIVNAEAAGIVELTRDDTVRLLHWDRRRETAGEFRPSRRLVQEALASSQPHSVLQVWDPQQTTQLDHTFTVDFDWASCTPVEGLSLQRTGFYLAGQRNLPVNETAFDLDRTHLDADVKFTELVSQIIGAVLKSRRWERQRSGLRQFFAPPILAALGDDLDTALLEPCECDVTVMFCDLRGFSQKAEGASDDLLGLLDRVSRALGVMTQQILSHGGVTGDFQGDATLGFWGWPFPSTDLAVNACRAALAIRCEFDSKRGRKDHPLSDFAMGIGLAHGRAVAGKIGTLEQVKVTVFGPVVNLASRLEGLTKQLRVPILLDDPTAQLIRQRLPPEIGRLRKLARVLPYGMDRPVVVHELLPGEKDYPLLSDSQIQTYELGVEKFIAGDWEEAYRCLHSMPSSDRAQDFLIHQIAMNNRQPPKDWDGTIRFPGK, encoded by the coding sequence ATGTACGAAGTCATCGCAACGAATGCTGAGGGGCACCTGTGGGGGCGATTTTCTTTGCCAGCGAACAGGCCGCTGATTGTTGGGCGGGCTCCGGAATGTGACATATCCATCCCGCATGATCGTTACGTTTCTCGGAAGCAGGCCACACTCCAACTGCAGAGTGATCATGTCGTTGTCCGTCGGCTCATGGAAGCCACCAATCCTGTTTTTTTTCAAGGCAAGGAGATCGATGTCTGCCGGGTCGAGATCGGCCAATGTGTGGTCGTAGGCAGTACGGTCCTGCAGGTTGTCGCACTGCAGGAGAACGAGGCGGTTCAAGGCCTCACACCCTCAGCCGCAGAGCCAGCTGTCTCGCAGGTCAACTTCAGTTCACAAGCACTGAAGAAAGTTCGTTACCCGGATGCGGAAAATCGAATTGAAGTATTGACGCATTTGCCTGAAGTCATTGCTGGTGCACGGACAGAAGCCGAACTTTTTGTCAGGCTGTGCAAACTGCTGTTGCGAGGGATCGTCAATGCTGAAGCGGCAGGGATTGTTGAGCTGACAAGAGATGATACGGTGCGTTTATTGCACTGGGATCGTCGTCGTGAAACGGCTGGCGAGTTTCGACCCAGCCGTCGTCTGGTGCAGGAGGCTCTGGCTTCGAGCCAGCCCCACAGCGTGCTCCAGGTCTGGGATCCCCAGCAGACGACTCAACTGGATCATACTTTCACTGTGGATTTCGATTGGGCAAGTTGTACTCCTGTCGAAGGGCTTTCACTGCAGAGGACTGGGTTTTATCTGGCAGGCCAGCGAAATCTACCAGTCAATGAAACGGCATTCGATCTGGATCGCACTCATCTCGATGCCGACGTCAAGTTCACAGAACTTGTCTCACAAATCATTGGTGCAGTTCTGAAATCGAGGCGCTGGGAGAGACAGCGATCTGGACTGAGACAGTTTTTTGCTCCTCCGATTCTGGCAGCACTGGGCGATGATCTTGATACTGCGCTCCTTGAACCGTGCGAATGTGATGTCACGGTGATGTTTTGTGATTTAAGGGGCTTTTCGCAAAAAGCGGAAGGTGCCAGTGATGATCTTCTCGGGTTACTTGATCGTGTCAGTCGGGCTTTAGGAGTGATGACGCAGCAGATTCTTTCGCATGGCGGAGTGACGGGTGATTTTCAGGGAGATGCCACCTTAGGATTTTGGGGATGGCCATTCCCTTCGACCGATCTGGCTGTGAATGCCTGCCGGGCCGCCCTGGCCATTCGCTGCGAATTTGACAGTAAACGGGGCCGAAAAGACCACCCGCTCTCAGATTTTGCCATGGGAATTGGCCTGGCTCATGGGCGGGCCGTGGCAGGAAAAATCGGGACCCTCGAACAGGTGAAAGTGACCGTTTTCGGGCCTGTGGTCAATCTGGCCAGCCGGCTCGAAGGGCTGACGAAACAGCTCAGAGTTCCGATTTTGCTCGACGATCCGACAGCACAACTGATCAGACAACGATTACCTCCGGAAATCGGGCGGCTGCGCAAGCTGGCCCGCGTATTGCCATATGGCATGGATCGACCTGTGGTCGTCCACGAGCTTTTACCCGGAGAAAAGGATTATCCACTCCTTTCTGATAGCCAGATTCAGACTTACGAACTCGGCGTCGAAAAGTTTATCGCAGGGGATTGGGAGGAAGCGTACCGGTGCCTGCATTCCATGCCCAGCAGTGACCGGGCACAGGATTTTCTGATTCATCAGATCGCGATGAATAATCGTCAACCTCCCAAAGATTGGGATGGAACTATTCGGTTCCCCGGAAAGTGA